A genome region from Glycine max cultivar Williams 82 chromosome 5, Glycine_max_v4.0, whole genome shotgun sequence includes the following:
- the LOC100780466 gene encoding probable membrane-associated kinase regulator 2, whose product MSHPRNGQNKGIANKFSFSKLSFKTLCVLYCFLALPTMEGWKAGADATLASPDIDADTDADGPFFDLELAVPDSEEDDTNDNNNSDSASEKEFKLTLSPSTSSNDFIFNSQPNNSKPQFTASLFKSATKLRVFMLGLKKLKPNAPAAPNLKKKKLFTVKFKAEEYPIVSLFSRDNSSRPKASQNHHTDESQSSLSETLSSASEEKRLMRKYLKMVKPLYVRVSRRSEKVDVSSPESAEASTVAEKIPTVAEDSESANLKGPKQGNVALPAALRKHLGKGRSAAVAAPAPPSVSSKRRDDSLLQQHDWIQGAILHCKNSFNASTECETSQLPRSVSDISPELSENSKE is encoded by the exons ATGAGTCACCCGCGCAATGGACAAAATAAAGGGATAGCCAACAAATTCTCCTTCTCTAAGTTGTCTTTTAAAACCTTGTGTGTCTTGTATTGTTTTCTGGCTCTCCCAACCATGGAAGGCTGGAAAGCTGGTGCCGATGCCACACTGGCCTCCCCTGACATCGACGCCGACACGGACGCCGACGGTCCTTTCTTCGACTTAGAGCTTGCCGTACCCGATTCCGAAGAAGACGACACTAATGATAATAACAACAGTGACTCAGCCTCAGAGAAAGAGTTCAAGTTAACGCTTTCTCCTTCAACTTCAAGCAATGATTTCATCTTCAACTCCCAACCTAATAACTCCAAGCCTCAGTTCACTGCTTCGCTGTTCAAATCCGCCACCAAGTTACGCGTCTTCATGTTGGGCCTCAAGAAGCTCAAGCCCAACGCCCCTGCCGCTCCAAACctcaagaagaaaaaacttttcACCGTCAAATTCAAGGCGGAAGAGTATCCCATTGTGTCCTTGTTCTCCAGAGATAACAGCTCCAGACCCAAAGCCTCTCAGAATCACCACACAGACGAATCACAATCATCACTCTCAGAGACACTTTCTTCTGCTTCCGAGGAGAAACGCTTAATGCGAAAGTATTTGAAAATGGTGAAGCCTCTGTACGTGAGGGTTTCTAGAAGGTCCGAGAAGGTCGACGTGAGTTCTCCTGAGTCCGCTGAAGCTTCTACGGTGGCGGAGAAGATTCCGACGGTAGCAGAAGATTCTGAAAGTGCCAACTTGAAGGGTCCGAAGCAGGGGAATGTTGCTCTGCCTGCGGCTCTACGCAAGCATTTAGGAAAGGGCCGTTCGGCGGCGGTGGCGGCTCCGGCACCGCCGTCGGTGTCTTCGAAACGGCGTGATGATTCACTTTTGCAGCAACATGATTGGATTCAGGGTGCTATTTTACACTGCAAAAACTCCTTCAATGCTTCTACCG AATGCGAGACTTCTCAGCTGCCACGATCAGTGAGCGACATATCTCCTGAACTATCTGAAAATTCTAAAGAATGA